The Salvia miltiorrhiza cultivar Shanhuang (shh) chromosome 1, IMPLAD_Smil_shh, whole genome shotgun sequence genome has a window encoding:
- the LOC131005175 gene encoding methylmalonate-semialdehyde dehydrogenase [acylating], mitochondrial-like isoform X1, protein MEFDETPQMLPPPPGSFIDREELIEHVGEFAVSQGYVVTIKQSKKERVVVLGCDRGGVYRDRRKPIDDATGEPLRKRKSGSRLTNCPFELVGKKEDGLWVLTVKNGSHNHEPMKDISEHPSARRFNEKEVMLIKEMTDAGLKPRQILKRLRQTNPELLSTPKHVYNVKAKLRQGNLTAVRRLKTLKSPTAAEGNSEPSSSSEPSWKKRYPPRFPNLIGGRFIDSQSSTSIDVLNPATQQVVAQVPLSTGEELKAAVFAAKRAFASWRNTPVTTRQRIMFKLQELIRRDIDKLASSITSEQGKTLKDAFNDVSRGIELVEHACGMANLHAGDFFSNISNGVDTYSIREPLGICAGICSFNFPAMIPLLMFPIAITCGNTFILKPSEKAPGACVHLAELAMEAGLPNGVLNVIHGTNDIIEAICDDDEIKAVSYVGSDAPGMYVHARASANSKRVQTNVGAKSHVVVMPDANMDAVINALVCAGFGSAVQKCTAISTAIFVADSKSWEGKLVEHAMALKVDAGTEPGVDLGPVISKQVKERISRVVQTFVDNGARLVLDGRKIVVPKYELGNFVGPTILTDITEDMECYKEEILGPILLCMQVGSLDEAIGIVNRNKHGNGASIFTSSCAAARKFQTEIESGQVGVNVAVAAPLPLFSFTGSKASFTGDINYYGKAGLQFYTQIKTVTQQWKDFPSSGASSGLLAYDAPSNSGDAHAFQSIDFTSNDVSLGLHLREFSNGDGVPLPLHDDLPSHDGMSLPLVASKDFPSSDGESLEQSRDLPNSDGISSIPQLDGSHWTLHF, encoded by the exons ATGGAGTTCGATGAAACTCCACAGATGCTCCCACCTCCACCTGGGAGTTTCATCGATCGCGAAGAACTTATTGAACATGTTGGGGAGTTCGCCGTCTCTCAGGGATATGTTGTCACCATTAAACAGTCTAAGAAGGAAAGAGTTGTAGTCCTTGGTTGTGACAGAGGAGGTGTTTATCGAGATAGGCGCAAACCTATTGATGATGCCACTGGTGAACCTCTGCGCAAAAGGAAATCTGGTTCTCGACTGACGAACTGCCCATTCGAGCTTGTGGGTAAGAAGGAGGATGGCTTGTGGGTTCTCACAGTTAAGAATGGTTCACATAATCATGAACCAATGAAGGACATATCAGAACATCCATCTGCCCGTCGCTTCAATGAGAAAGAAGTCATGCTAATTAAGGAAATGACAGATGCAGGTCTAAAACCACGCCAGATACTTAAAAGACTTAGACAAACAAATCCGGAGCTTTTATCTACACCGAAGCATGTTTATAATGTGAAAGCCAAGCTCCGTCAAGGGAATCTTACAG CAGTGAGGAGATTGAAGACGTTGAAATCTCCTACAGCAGCTGAGGGAAACTCTGAACCTTCATCGTCTTCGGAGCCATCATGGAAGAAACGGTATCCCCCG AGGTTTCCAAATCTCATTGGTGGTAGATTTATTGATTCACAGTCATCAACATCTATCGATGTGTTAAATCCT GCCACACAGCAAGTGGTTGCACAAGTTCCTTTGTCCACGGGTGAGGAACTTAAGGCTGCAGTATTTGCAGCAAAAAGAGCATTTGCATCATGGCGAAATACCCCGGTTACAACTCGTCAACGCATTATGTTTAAGCTTCAAGAGCTTATTCGACGAGATATT GATAAGCTTGCCAGCAGCATAACATCAGAGCAGGGCAAGACATTAAAGGATGCTTTTAATGATGTCTCCCGTGGGATTG AGCTTGTTGAACATGCTTGTGGAATGGCAAATTTGCATGCGGGAGACTTCTTTTCAAATATATCAAATGGCGTTGATACTTATAGCATCCGTGAGCCTCTTGGTATTTGTGCTGGGATATGCTCTTTCAATTTTCCTGCCATGATTCCGTTATTG ATGTTTCCAATTGCTATTACATGTGGCAATACATTCATACTAAAACCTTCTGAGAAAGCACCAG GAGCTTGTGTGCATCTTGCCGAGTTAGCAATGGAGGCTGGTTTGCCTAACGGTGTCCTAAATGTTATACATGGCACCAAC GATATTATTGAGGCCATATGCGATGATGATGAAATCAAGGCTGTGTCATATGTTGGCTCAGATGCA CCTGGGATGTATGTTCATGCAAGGGCATCTGCCAACAGTAAACGTGTTCAG ACCAATGTAGGTGCAAAGAGTCATGTAGTTGTCATGCCAGATGCAAATATGGATGCTGTTATAAATGCTTTGGTTTGTGCTGGCTTTGGCTCTGCTGTACAGAAGTGTACAGCAATCAGCACTGCTATCTTTGTTGCAGACTCAAAGTCTTG GGAAGGTAAGCTGGTGGAGCATGCCATGGCTCTCAAAGTAGATGCTGGGACTGAACCAGGAGTGGACCTTGGTCCAGTGATCAGCAAACAG GTCAAGGAAAGGATATCCAGGGTTGTCCAAACATTTGTAGATAATGGTGCTAGATTGGTTCTTGACGGGAGAAAAATTGTG GTTCCTAAATATGAGCTCGGAAACTTTGTTGGTCCTACAATTCTAACTGATATCACTGAAGACATGGAATGCTACAAG GAAGAAATTTTGGGTCCAATTCTTCTTTGCATGCAG GTTGGGAGTTTAGACGAGGCAATAGGCATTGTTAACAGAAACAA ACATGGAAATGGAGCGTCCATTTTTACATCTTCATGTGCTGCTGCAAGGAAATTTCAGACTGAGATCGAATCTGGGCAG GTTGGTGTAAATGTGGCAGTTGCAGCCCCATTGCCTCTATTCTCTTTTACCGGCTCAAAAGCTTCGTTTACCGGGGACATCAATTATTATG GTAAAGCCGGTCTTCAGTTTTACACGCAGATCAAAACCGTGACTCAGCAGTGGAAGGATTTTCCCAGCAGCGGAGCATCTTCTGGGTTACTTGCATATGATGCACCGAGCAACAGTGGAGATGCCCATGCATTTCAGTCTATCGACTTCACAAGCAACGACGTGTCACTGGGGCTGCATTTGAGGGAATTCTCAAATGGAGATGGGGTGCCTCTACCACTGCATGATGATCTTCCAAGTCATGATGGGATGTCTCTACCATTAGTAGCTTCAAAGGATTTCCCAAGCAGTGATGGTGAATCTCTAGAACAATCTCGAGATCTTCCAAATAGCGACGGAATATCTTCGATACCACAGTTGGATGGCTCTCACTGGACTTTACACTTTTAG
- the LOC131005175 gene encoding methylmalonate-semialdehyde dehydrogenase [acylating], mitochondrial-like isoform X2 gives MEFDETPQMLPPPPGSFIDREELIEHVGEFAVSQGYVVTIKQSKKERVVVLGCDRGGVYRDRRKPIDDATGEPLRKRKSGSRLTNCPFELVGKKEDGLWVLTVKNGSHNHEPMKDISEHPSARRFNEKEVMLIKEMTDAGLKPRQILKRLRQTNPELLSTPKHVYNVKAKLRQGNLTVRRLKTLKSPTAAEGNSEPSSSSEPSWKKRYPPRFPNLIGGRFIDSQSSTSIDVLNPATQQVVAQVPLSTGEELKAAVFAAKRAFASWRNTPVTTRQRIMFKLQELIRRDIDKLASSITSEQGKTLKDAFNDVSRGIELVEHACGMANLHAGDFFSNISNGVDTYSIREPLGICAGICSFNFPAMIPLLMFPIAITCGNTFILKPSEKAPGACVHLAELAMEAGLPNGVLNVIHGTNDIIEAICDDDEIKAVSYVGSDAPGMYVHARASANSKRVQTNVGAKSHVVVMPDANMDAVINALVCAGFGSAVQKCTAISTAIFVADSKSWEGKLVEHAMALKVDAGTEPGVDLGPVISKQVKERISRVVQTFVDNGARLVLDGRKIVVPKYELGNFVGPTILTDITEDMECYKEEILGPILLCMQVGSLDEAIGIVNRNKHGNGASIFTSSCAAARKFQTEIESGQVGVNVAVAAPLPLFSFTGSKASFTGDINYYGKAGLQFYTQIKTVTQQWKDFPSSGASSGLLAYDAPSNSGDAHAFQSIDFTSNDVSLGLHLREFSNGDGVPLPLHDDLPSHDGMSLPLVASKDFPSSDGESLEQSRDLPNSDGISSIPQLDGSHWTLHF, from the exons ATGGAGTTCGATGAAACTCCACAGATGCTCCCACCTCCACCTGGGAGTTTCATCGATCGCGAAGAACTTATTGAACATGTTGGGGAGTTCGCCGTCTCTCAGGGATATGTTGTCACCATTAAACAGTCTAAGAAGGAAAGAGTTGTAGTCCTTGGTTGTGACAGAGGAGGTGTTTATCGAGATAGGCGCAAACCTATTGATGATGCCACTGGTGAACCTCTGCGCAAAAGGAAATCTGGTTCTCGACTGACGAACTGCCCATTCGAGCTTGTGGGTAAGAAGGAGGATGGCTTGTGGGTTCTCACAGTTAAGAATGGTTCACATAATCATGAACCAATGAAGGACATATCAGAACATCCATCTGCCCGTCGCTTCAATGAGAAAGAAGTCATGCTAATTAAGGAAATGACAGATGCAGGTCTAAAACCACGCCAGATACTTAAAAGACTTAGACAAACAAATCCGGAGCTTTTATCTACACCGAAGCATGTTTATAATGTGAAAGCCAAGCTCCGTCAAGGGAATCTTACAG TGAGGAGATTGAAGACGTTGAAATCTCCTACAGCAGCTGAGGGAAACTCTGAACCTTCATCGTCTTCGGAGCCATCATGGAAGAAACGGTATCCCCCG AGGTTTCCAAATCTCATTGGTGGTAGATTTATTGATTCACAGTCATCAACATCTATCGATGTGTTAAATCCT GCCACACAGCAAGTGGTTGCACAAGTTCCTTTGTCCACGGGTGAGGAACTTAAGGCTGCAGTATTTGCAGCAAAAAGAGCATTTGCATCATGGCGAAATACCCCGGTTACAACTCGTCAACGCATTATGTTTAAGCTTCAAGAGCTTATTCGACGAGATATT GATAAGCTTGCCAGCAGCATAACATCAGAGCAGGGCAAGACATTAAAGGATGCTTTTAATGATGTCTCCCGTGGGATTG AGCTTGTTGAACATGCTTGTGGAATGGCAAATTTGCATGCGGGAGACTTCTTTTCAAATATATCAAATGGCGTTGATACTTATAGCATCCGTGAGCCTCTTGGTATTTGTGCTGGGATATGCTCTTTCAATTTTCCTGCCATGATTCCGTTATTG ATGTTTCCAATTGCTATTACATGTGGCAATACATTCATACTAAAACCTTCTGAGAAAGCACCAG GAGCTTGTGTGCATCTTGCCGAGTTAGCAATGGAGGCTGGTTTGCCTAACGGTGTCCTAAATGTTATACATGGCACCAAC GATATTATTGAGGCCATATGCGATGATGATGAAATCAAGGCTGTGTCATATGTTGGCTCAGATGCA CCTGGGATGTATGTTCATGCAAGGGCATCTGCCAACAGTAAACGTGTTCAG ACCAATGTAGGTGCAAAGAGTCATGTAGTTGTCATGCCAGATGCAAATATGGATGCTGTTATAAATGCTTTGGTTTGTGCTGGCTTTGGCTCTGCTGTACAGAAGTGTACAGCAATCAGCACTGCTATCTTTGTTGCAGACTCAAAGTCTTG GGAAGGTAAGCTGGTGGAGCATGCCATGGCTCTCAAAGTAGATGCTGGGACTGAACCAGGAGTGGACCTTGGTCCAGTGATCAGCAAACAG GTCAAGGAAAGGATATCCAGGGTTGTCCAAACATTTGTAGATAATGGTGCTAGATTGGTTCTTGACGGGAGAAAAATTGTG GTTCCTAAATATGAGCTCGGAAACTTTGTTGGTCCTACAATTCTAACTGATATCACTGAAGACATGGAATGCTACAAG GAAGAAATTTTGGGTCCAATTCTTCTTTGCATGCAG GTTGGGAGTTTAGACGAGGCAATAGGCATTGTTAACAGAAACAA ACATGGAAATGGAGCGTCCATTTTTACATCTTCATGTGCTGCTGCAAGGAAATTTCAGACTGAGATCGAATCTGGGCAG GTTGGTGTAAATGTGGCAGTTGCAGCCCCATTGCCTCTATTCTCTTTTACCGGCTCAAAAGCTTCGTTTACCGGGGACATCAATTATTATG GTAAAGCCGGTCTTCAGTTTTACACGCAGATCAAAACCGTGACTCAGCAGTGGAAGGATTTTCCCAGCAGCGGAGCATCTTCTGGGTTACTTGCATATGATGCACCGAGCAACAGTGGAGATGCCCATGCATTTCAGTCTATCGACTTCACAAGCAACGACGTGTCACTGGGGCTGCATTTGAGGGAATTCTCAAATGGAGATGGGGTGCCTCTACCACTGCATGATGATCTTCCAAGTCATGATGGGATGTCTCTACCATTAGTAGCTTCAAAGGATTTCCCAAGCAGTGATGGTGAATCTCTAGAACAATCTCGAGATCTTCCAAATAGCGACGGAATATCTTCGATACCACAGTTGGATGGCTCTCACTGGACTTTACACTTTTAG